The genomic stretch AACGCCCTATCCCAATCGTCGAGCTTGCCGTCCATCTTGACCGGCTTCGTGGCTTTCGGAATCAGGCCGACAATCGGCTTCTGCTGAGCGAACACGGCAGAAGAAACCGAGTTCAACAACACGGCGATCAACAGGCCCGCGCGCGGGAGATTCATGTCGCGGCTCCGAAAAGCAGGGATGCGCAGCTTCGCCGCATCGTAGCCAGCAAAGCAGCACGCTGCAACCCAACCGGCTCCTCGCCGCTCCTCGCTCGTCGTTGCTTCTCGTGTACGCCCGTCATGTTGGACACGCAATGTCTCGGGCGTCGGGCTACCGGTGGTGTGTCGCTGCCGCAGGGAGCCAGTGCCCACGGCGAGTCGCCATCTTGCACGCACGGCCGCGTCGAGAAGCGGGGCAGTTTGCCGAAAACGTTTTCGAGCACAATGTCGCCTTCCCGCGATTCTTTTGCTGGTGAGGTCTCGTGCGAGGCAAGTTGGCACGGCCGAAAAATAAGTTCCGCTGTTCAAACCCCTCACGCTGCCCTTTCCCGCAAGGGAAGAGGGGTCGGTGGAGAAGTTATTTTTCGGCCGAGCCTTAGGTCGGAAGAAGTCGACGCGTAAACCCCGCCCAAACTGCCAGTCCGGCAACGGCAAGCGCGGCCAGCAACAGCGTCGGGGGTTCGGGCACTACGGCGAACTCGCTGTTGTGATTCAGCACTGCCCACGCATCCTGGTCCGTTGGATCGACGCCCCAGGCGCCGAGGATCTCGTTTAGTTGCGCATTGCTCAAGCTTCCGATCGTCGCCGCCGTCCACGGCGCACCATAATCCTCAGTCATTAGCAATGGATAACTAGAATTGCCATCGAGACTATTGAGAAATGCGACAAACGAGCCCACGTAGCTTGGCGTCGAGTTGGCTGATGTAACGATTCCGCCGGTATCGCCGGTGTTGGCATGTTGCCACTCGGCGATACCGTTTCCACCACCGTTTGGATTGAGCCAAGCCAGGTAGACGCCTCCGGCGGCTGCCGTCGTCGCCTCACTGGAACCGAGGGTCGCGGGATCGAACGTCAGTTGCAACACGAATGGATCGGATTGCACTGGTCCGTCGGTCGGGCTTCCCGTCGCGGCCGAGGCCATGCCGTAGAGATTCACGACGTCGCTGATCAACGGGGATGCCGGCGAACCACCTTCAGACATGGGGGTTTCGGCGAGTGTGCGGTTTCGCCAGGTCATCGACACGCTCGCAGCATCGTTGGCCGTGAACGAGCCGGAGTTGTTTCCTGCCAATATCGTCGCGACGGTGTTTTCGATCGGACCGCCGACGGTGGTGCCGCTGGTCTGCGATGCCACCTGCGTGGATACCCCGGCGTAGCTGCCGCCGACTGCGTAGGAATAGCTGAGCACCGTGCCGCCGAAGGTTCCGCTTCCGGAATTGTCGATGGTTGCGGCGCCTGGGCCCGGGCCGGGGGCGAATGCGACGCCTGAAAATCCGGAATCGCCGGTGGCGGTGGCGAGGGTGATCGGCGCGCCGAAACTGCCAGTGCCGGAGGTGCCGGAGTCGAATGTGAACAGGTCTTTTACAAGCGAATTATCGGGGGCCCAGCCGGCTGCGGCGCTGCTGCCCGTCGTGGCATACAGCGTAACGGTGTTGCCCGTCTGAATGCCGGTGAGACCGACGAATGAACCGCCGAGGCTGGCGACGTTGGTCCATGTTGCGGCGCTGCTGCTGTAGGTCCATTCTTGCAGGCCGACGGTCGCATCGGCGACGAACATCGTGTTCGGGCTGGTGAAGAAAAAGGCATAGGTGTTCGGGGCGGTGGTCGCCGTCATGCCGGGGAGCATCGTGCCGGTCGGTTTGCCGCTCGCGGGCTCGGCGGGCGAAAACTGTTCGACGCCCAGGTCCGTCTTATTCGAGGAAGCAAGCAGTTCATTCACGCCCGTCGGCGAGACGGCGGCGGGAACGATCGATAGCGAGCGCAAATTCGAAGCGTCGATATTTTTAGTGGAGAGCGCCGTGGAATCGCTTGAACCAAGCGTGGTGTAGACAAGCCCGTTCGGACCGGCGATCCAAACTTCGTTGCCGTCGTCGGAAGTGGCGCTGCGCGTGTTGTTGCCGCCGAGCGCGTCGGTCGTGGTCGTGGTGTCGATGCTGCCGGCGTTGTTGATCAGCCCGACGGTGGATTCGCCCTGCGTGGTTCCGCCGACACCCACGTCGTATCCGGCGCCCACTAGGAATTGCCCATTCGCCGAAAGCGACAGTTCGCCTTCGGATGCGGCGGTTCCTCCGAGGGTGAGCGGGTTGTTCGAACCGCTGGCGGCTGTCGGCAGCGCCAATTGTTGCACCGAGGCGCCCGACGTGCTGATTTCGTCGAGAAACGCGGCGGTGCCTTTATTCGTGAGTGCGGTGCCGCTGCCTGTGGCGCCGATCTGCGTGACGACCAAATCGCCGACGCTGAATTCGGTGCTCCAAGCCGCCCGCTCTTGCGACGCTAAAACGACAGCAAACAACGTCGCAACGGACGCTACGTGCGCCGCGGAAGCAATAGCTCGAGTTTTGCGAATCGGAGTCATTAGCCCTCGCTCGATGCGGTTGGCTGAACGGCGCCGCCCGGCGGGGGCGCAACGGTTTCCCGGTTCGAGCCGACAATACACCTTCCCCCGCCCTGAAAGAATTGCCGACCGCGAGGTCGATTATACTCGCTCGCCGCACGCAATTGTCTACGGTGCCATTTTTTTTCGAGACAACTCGCTCGATCGAGATCTGCCAGTCGCGGGGCATGCGTCGATCGTCACACGGCGTCGGCTTATACTTGCGCCATGGCAACGATTTTCGACGCTCTGACCGCCGCGCTGCGCCACCATCGCGAAGGCCGCCTGCGGGCAGCCGAGCAAATCTATCGGCAGATTCTTGCGGTCGAACCGAATCAACCCGAGGCGTGGCATTTGCTCGGCGTCGTTGCCCACCAAGCCGGCAATCACGCGATCGCGGCGGAATACATCGCCCGCGCGATCGGATTGAACGGTTCCGACGCGGCGATGCACAACAACCTGGGCGAAGCCCTCATTGCACTACGTCGGTTTTCCGAATCGGTCGAGCCCTACCGCCGGGCGATCGAGCTCAAGCCCGACTTTGCCGAGGCGCACAGCAATCTCGGCAACGCGCTGAAGGAACTCGGAAGAATCGACGAAGCGATTGCCAGCTACGGGCATGCTCTCCGGCTAAAGCCCGATTTCGCGGAAGCCCATTTCAATCTCGGCAACGCGGTGCGCGGACAAGGCACGCTTGAGGAAGCCGCCGGCTGCTACCGGCGCGCCATCGGATTCAAGCCCGGCTACGCCGAGGCGCATAGCAACCTTGGAAATGTCTTGACGATTCAGCGGAAGTGGGACGAAGCGGCGTCCTGCTTCCGGATTGCCGCCGAACTCCGGCCCGACTACGCCGAGCCACACAACAACTTGGGAAATATCCTCCGCGAACAAGGCAATTTGCCGGAAGCAGTCGCCCATTTCCGTCGGGCCGTGGAATTGAACCCCCGTTTTGTGAAGGCACACTACAACCTGGCCACCGCACTCGCGGAACAGGGCACGCTTGAGGAAGCCGCCGGCTGCTATCGCTATGTCGTGCAATTGCGGCCAGACCATGCCGAGGCCCACAATAATCTAGGCAGCGTGCTGGAAGAAATGGGAGAATTTGCCGGCGCTGAGGCAAGCTTCCGCGCCGCGCTGCGGTCCGATCCGAGATTCGCGCTGGCGCACTATAATCTAGCGGCGCTGTTGGGTGGCAATCTTCCGCCGGCCGATCTTGCCGGCCAGTCGCAACTATTGGACGATGCCGACCTCACCGTTTGCCAGCAAATGCTGCTGCACTTCGGCTTGGCCAAAGTGTTCGACGCACGCGGCCAATATACCGCCGCCGCCGAACACCTCACTCGGGCCAACGCGCGGCAGTTGGCCGCGCGCAATGAGAGCGGACGGGCCTACGATCCGAGCGAATTCGAAACGCTCGTTTCCCAAATGATCGCGGCCTGCCCGCCTGAGTTCTTCGAGCGCGTGCGATCTTGGGGGTCGGCGAGCGAAACGCCAGTGTTCGTCGTCGGGTTGCCGCGGTCGGGCACGACACTCGTCGAGCAGATTCTTGCCAGCCACCCGCAGGTTTTCGGGGCGGGCGAGCTGCCGCTGGTGCAGCAAACAATGACCCAGCTTTGCGGGCCGACCGCAAACATCGTCGCAGGCCTGGCACAACTTAGCCGGCAAGCCGCGGGCGAACTTGCCGCGCGGCATTTAGAGCGGCTTCGCGATTTCGACAGCGAGGCCGTTTGCATCGTCGACAAAATGCCCGGCAACACCTTGTTCCTGGGTCCGTTGGCGGTTCTGTTTCCCCGCGCGAAGGTGATTCATTGCCGTCGCGACTTGCGCGACGTCGCAGTTTCCTGCTGGATGACCTACTTCGATAAAATCCGCTGGGCCAACGATCCGCGGCACATTGCCTCGCGATTCCATCAGTACCAACGGCTGATGGCCCATTGGCGGCAGGTTCTGCCGGCCCCGATGTTGGAGATCGACTACGAAGAGCTCGTTGCGGATCTAGAGGGCGTCGCTCGACGGCTTGTCGCAGGGTGCGGACTCGATTGGGATCCGGCTTGCTTGGAATTCCATCGGACGAGCCGGCCGGTGCGAACCGCGAGTGCCGTCCAGGTGCGGCAACCGGTGTTTACCTCTTCGGCCGGCCGGTGGATGCGTTACCAGGAGGCGTTGGCCTCGCTGTTCGAAGAGCTTCGACGCGGGGCGGCGACCTGATCCGGCGAGCGTGAATCGTCAGCGTGCGCGGTGGCCGCGCAGCCGTGGAAAGTCGAAGCGAAGGCCCGCGGCGGGGCAAAACCGCAACGTCGCTCGGCTGTTTCTCGATCCCCGACAAAAATCGGCAAAATTTTGCTGAACTTTCGCGAGGGTTTGGTTAAGATTCTGCCAGCGTCTATTTCGACCGGGCGTCGCGGCGAATCTGGCTGATGGTCGCCCGCGGGGGGGAAAATCGATGTCAGAGGGCGTGCTCCGACTGCGCGCCGACTGAATTCGGATGGGAATCGAAAATCGAGGATCACATGGCAGCTAAGAATCGCGCCGCCCGCAGTCGCCGCCGGCGTCTGTCGTCTTCCGACCAGGGCTCTTCGAAGCGAGCGCGGCTTTCGCAAGTGCATCGCCTGGGATTGGAGTGGCTCGAATATCGGCGAATGCTCACCACGTCGCCGATTATCATCAGCGAAATCGCGCCAGCGGCAGTTTCCAATGTGGTCGATAGCGCGGGCGTCGCCGCCGATTGGCTCGAAATCACCAACACCAGCAGCACCCAGGCCGTGAATATGAACGGCTGGAAGCTCGAGTACGGCAACAGCTCGCCGACAATCTGGACGTTTCCCAACATGACGCTCGGCCCCGGCGAGGCCCGCGTCATTTTTTGCGATTCCAACTCGCAAACCGATCCGACGCA from Pirellulales bacterium encodes the following:
- a CDS encoding PEP-CTERM sorting domain-containing protein, translating into MFAVVLASQERAAWSTEFSVGDLVVTQIGATGSGTALTNKGTAAFLDEISTSGASVQQLALPTAASGSNNPLTLGGTAASEGELSLSANGQFLVGAGYDVGVGGTTQGESTVGLINNAGSIDTTTTTDALGGNNTRSATSDDGNEVWIAGPNGLVYTTLGSSDSTALSTKNIDASNLRSLSIVPAAVSPTGVNELLASSNKTDLGVEQFSPAEPASGKPTGTMLPGMTATTAPNTYAFFFTSPNTMFVADATVGLQEWTYSSSAATWTNVASLGGSFVGLTGIQTGNTVTLYATTGSSAAAGWAPDNSLVKDLFTFDSGTSGTGSFGAPITLATATGDSGFSGVAFAPGPGPGAATIDNSGSGTFGGTVLSYSYAVGGSYAGVSTQVASQTSGTTVGGPIENTVATILAGNNSGSFTANDAASVSMTWRNRTLAETPMSEGGSPASPLISDVVNLYGMASAATGSPTDGPVQSDPFVLQLTFDPATLGSSEATTAAAGGVYLAWLNPNGGGNGIAEWQHANTGDTGGIVTSANSTPSYVGSFVAFLNSLDGNSSYPLLMTEDYGAPWTAATIGSLSNAQLNEILGAWGVDPTDQDAWAVLNHNSEFAVVPEPPTLLLAALAVAGLAVWAGFTRRLLPT
- a CDS encoding tetratricopeptide repeat protein: MATIFDALTAALRHHREGRLRAAEQIYRQILAVEPNQPEAWHLLGVVAHQAGNHAIAAEYIARAIGLNGSDAAMHNNLGEALIALRRFSESVEPYRRAIELKPDFAEAHSNLGNALKELGRIDEAIASYGHALRLKPDFAEAHFNLGNAVRGQGTLEEAAGCYRRAIGFKPGYAEAHSNLGNVLTIQRKWDEAASCFRIAAELRPDYAEPHNNLGNILREQGNLPEAVAHFRRAVELNPRFVKAHYNLATALAEQGTLEEAAGCYRYVVQLRPDHAEAHNNLGSVLEEMGEFAGAEASFRAALRSDPRFALAHYNLAALLGGNLPPADLAGQSQLLDDADLTVCQQMLLHFGLAKVFDARGQYTAAAEHLTRANARQLAARNESGRAYDPSEFETLVSQMIAACPPEFFERVRSWGSASETPVFVVGLPRSGTTLVEQILASHPQVFGAGELPLVQQTMTQLCGPTANIVAGLAQLSRQAAGELAARHLERLRDFDSEAVCIVDKMPGNTLFLGPLAVLFPRAKVIHCRRDLRDVAVSCWMTYFDKIRWANDPRHIASRFHQYQRLMAHWRQVLPAPMLEIDYEELVADLEGVARRLVAGCGLDWDPACLEFHRTSRPVRTASAVQVRQPVFTSSAGRWMRYQEALASLFEELRRGAAT